From the genome of Oncorhynchus kisutch isolate 150728-3 unplaced genomic scaffold, Okis_V2 Okis09a-Okis19a_hom, whole genome shotgun sequence, one region includes:
- the LOC116360526 gene encoding vegetative cell wall protein gp1-like, with protein MFPQQAVPPTSCSPNKLFPQQAVPPTSCSPNKLFPQQAVPPTSCSPNKLFPQQAVPPTSCSPKLLLLQQAVPPSCCSSNKLFPQAAAPPTSCSPKLLLLQQAVPPSCCSSNKLFPQQAVPPTCSPNKLFPQHVPPTSCSPNKLFPQQHVPPTTCSPNNMFPQHVPPTCSPNMFPQQAVPPTCSPNKLFPQHVPPTSCSPNMFPQHVPPTCSPNMFPQQAVPPTSCSPNKLFPQAVPPTCSPNKLFPQAVPQQ; from the coding sequence ATGTTCCCCCAACAAGCTGTTCCCCCAACAAGCTGTTCCCCCAACAAGCTGTTCCCCCAACAAGCTGTTCCCCCAACAAGCTGTTCCCCCAACAAGCTGTTCCCCCAACAAGCTGTTCCCCCAACAAGCTGTTCCCCCAACAAGCTGTTCCCCCAACAAGCTGTTCCCCCAACAAGCTGTTCCCCCAAGCTGCTGCTCCTCCAACAAGCTGTTCCCCCAAGCTGCTGCTCATCCAACAAGCTGTTCCCCCAAGCTGCTGCTCCTCCAACAAGCTGTTCCCCCAAGCTGCTGCTCCTCCAACAAGCTGTTCCCCCAAGCTGCTGCTCCTCCAACAAGCTGTTCCCCCAACAAGCTGTTCCCCCAACATGTTCCCCCAACAAGCTGTTCCCCCAACATGTTCCCCCAACAAGCTGTTCCCCCAACAAGCTGTTCCCCCAACAACATGTTCCCCCAACAACATGTTCCCCCAACAACATGTTCCCCCAACATGTTCCCCCAACATGTTCCCCCAACATGTTCCCCCAACAAGCTGTTCCCCCAACATGTTCCCCCAACAAGCTGTTCCCCCAACATGTTCCCCCAACAAGCTGTTCCCCCAACATGTTCCCCCAACATGTTCCCCCAACATGTTCCCCCAACATGTTCCCCCAACAAGCTGTTCCCCCAACAAGCTGTTCCCCCAACAAGCTGTTCCCCCAAGCTGTTCCCCCAACATGTTCCCCCAACAAGCTGTTCCCCCAAGCTGTTCCCCAACAGTAA